Proteins from one Cyclopterus lumpus isolate fCycLum1 chromosome 11, fCycLum1.pri, whole genome shotgun sequence genomic window:
- the arpp21 gene encoding cAMP-regulated phosphoprotein 21 isoform X2 → MTEAAVESTDVLLKPCDVTSCDVISCSSPPPCLSPKPPNQIEDECYHVCKKLEQQKNCNQMQPKKKVKAKGKLVRSMAVCEESSPFEETQASPETNIASSCHDNKITSCNEEEQEYSTDPKKNSLSKESSVEYTDSTGIDLHQFIVDTLNSNPRDRMMLLKLEQDMIDFITSNSPFKKFPHMSSYHRMLVHRVAAYFGMEHNVDQTGKSVIINRTSSTRIPEQRFLDEVHKDKKEEIHRWKIILKRDNSSDDQTRLHPLHEKQSKSMEEREEEYQRARDRIFNQESVNTQESTHAETRAVEEYNPSAETQRKRQLFRGSRDSSGSSWTASSRQSSTETDCRYSNDPRPWSSTDSDSSYQWTSPALKQYQAANHSWDARGSGSISLFRLPSTCPIPSSPPIIDEPAPNSTYIMENGIPPGSILVNPQTGQPFLNPDGSPAVYNPPDSQQQIRSQTQLQGSPPQHQQQQVVQYSSVSYSAPQMLPVTPSQPYTTIEDLSSQFAHVSCQSTAEVPPIYPPSQGYIYAAPPPPPPNPPSYCQPSPTLPVYYYGQYPTSAQHPCRTVSPGQHIQAAQPTAGYAVGVQQSSHPQAQAVLGTYSPMASHQRSIVQGGVSVSYPQSKVVTGVGGEAGYCCVVPPPSSHHGSCYPPSCTNLSARAWSAQY, encoded by the exons ATGACTGAAGCGGCTGTAGAAAGTACCGATGTCCTCCTCAAACCCTGTGATGTGACAtcatgtgatgtcatcagcTGCTCCTCCCCTCCACCATGTCTGTCCCCCAAGCCCCCCAATCAGATCGAGGATGAGTGTTACCACGTCTGTAAAAAGCTGGAGCAGCAG AAAAACTGTAACCAGATGCAACCAAAGAAAAAAGTGAAG gCCAAAGGAAAGTTAGTGCGGAGTATGGCTGTCTGCGAGGAGTCCTCTCCTTTTGAAGAAacccag GCATCTCCAGAGACAAACATTGCATCTAGCTGCCATGACAACAAGATAACTTCCTGTAATGAGGAAGAACAGGAGTACAGCACAGATCCAAAGAAAAATTCACTGtccaaag AGTCCAGCGTGGAGTACACCGATTCCACCGGCATAGACCTGCACCAGTTTATCGTTGACACCCTCAACAGCAACCCCAGAGACCGCATGATGCTGCTTAAACTGGAGCAGGACATGATTGACTTCATCACCAGCaatag TCCCTTTAAGAAGTTCCCTCACATGTCGTCCTACCATCGGATGCTAGTCCATCGGGTGGCAGCCTACTTTGGGATGGAGCACAATGTAGACCAGACAGGCAAGTCTGTCATCATCAACAGGACCAGCAGCACCCGCAT acctGAGCAGCGTTTTCTGGACGAGGTGCATAAGGACAAGAAAGAAGAGATCCACCGGTGGAAAATTATTTTGAAGAGAGACAACAGCTCAGATGATCag ACCCGACTTCACCCTTTACATGAGAAGCAAAGCAAGtcaatggaggagagagaggaggagtacCAACGAGCACGAGACCGAATCTTCAACCAAGAg TCAGTCAACACCCAGGAGAGCACCCATGCAGAAACCAG GGCTGTGGAGGAGTACAATCCATCTGCCGAGACCCAGAGGAAAAGGCAGCTCTTCAG GGGGAGCCGTGACAGCTCAGGCTCCAGCTggacagccagcagcaggcaAAGTAGCACTGAGACTGATTGTCGCTATAGCAACGACCCTCGACCTTGGAGCAGCACAGACTCTGACTCCTCCTACCAATGGACAAGCCCTGCCCTGAAACAGTACCAAGCTGCCAACCACAGCTGGGACGCACGTGGTTCAG gctccatctctcttttcagACTGCCGTCCACTTGTcccatcccctcctctcctcccatcatAGATGAGCCGGCTCCTAACTCTACCTACATTATGGAGAACGGGATCCCGCCGGGAAGCATACTAGTGAATCCACAGACCG GGCAACCTTTCCTGAACCCTGATGGAAGCCCTGCTGTGTACAACCCTCCAGACAGTCAGCAGCAAATCAGGAGCCAGACCCAGCTGCAAGGATCTCCCCctcaacaccaacagcagcag gtggTTCAGTACTCGTCTGTCTCTTACTCAGCTCCACAGATGTTGCCTGTCACTCCCTCACAGCCATACACCACA ATTGAAGATCTCTCCTCGCAGTTTGCTCATGTGAGCTGTCAGTCGACTGCTGAAGTTCCACCCATCTACCCTCCCAGTCAGGGTTACATCTATGcagcacctccccctcctcctcccaaccCCCCCAGCTACTGCCAACCCTCACCTACG TTGCCTGTTTATTACTATGGCCAGTACCCTACCTCAGCTCAGCACCCATGCAGGACTGTCTCACCAGGCCAGCACATCCAAGCAGCACAACCAACAG CAGGTTACGCTGTGGGGGTTCAGCAGTCCTCCCACCCCCAGGCTCAGGCTGTGCTGGGTACCTACTCACCGATGGCCTCTCATCAGCGTAGCATAGTTCAG GGAGGTGTTTCGGTGTCCTATCCCCAAAGTAAAGTTGTGACTGGGGTTGGTGGGGAGGCGGGTTACTGCTGTGTGGtgcccccaccctcctcccacCACGGCAGCTGCTATCCTCCCAGCTGCACCAACCTCAGTGCCCGGGCCTGGAGCGCACAGTACTGA
- the arpp21 gene encoding cAMP-regulated phosphoprotein 21 isoform X3 gives MTEAAVESTDVLLKPCDVTSCDVISCSSPPPCLSPKPPNQIEDECYHVCKKLEQQKNCNQMQPKKKVKAKGKLVRSMAVCEESSPFEETQASPETNIASSCHDNKITSCNEEEQEYSTDPKKNSLSKESSVEYTDSTGIDLHQFIVDTLNSNPRDRMMLLKLEQDMIDFITSNSPFKKFPHMSSYHRMLVHRVAAYFGMEHNVDQTGKSVIINRTSSTRIPEQRFLDEVHKDKKEEIHRWKIILKRDNSSDDQQSKSMEEREEEYQRARDRIFNQESVNTQESTHAETRAVEEYNPSAETQRKRQLFRGSRDSSGSSWTASSRQSSTETDCRYSNDPRPWSSTDSDSSYQWTSPALKQYQAANHSWDARGSGSISLFRLPSTCPIPSSPPIIDEPAPNSTYIMENGIPPGSILVNPQTGQPFLNPDGSPAVYNPPDSQQQIRSQTQLQGSPPQHQQQQVVQYSSVSYSAPQMLPVTPSQPYTTIEDLSSQFAHVSCQSTAEVPPIYPPSQGYIYAAPPPPPPNPPSYCQPSPTLPVYYYGQYPTSAQHPCRTVSPGQHIQAAQPTAGYAVGVQQSSHPQAQAVLGTYSPMASHQRSIVQQGGVSVSYPQSKVVTGVGGEAGYCCVVPPPSSHHGSCYPPSCTNLSARAWSAQY, from the exons ATGACTGAAGCGGCTGTAGAAAGTACCGATGTCCTCCTCAAACCCTGTGATGTGACAtcatgtgatgtcatcagcTGCTCCTCCCCTCCACCATGTCTGTCCCCCAAGCCCCCCAATCAGATCGAGGATGAGTGTTACCACGTCTGTAAAAAGCTGGAGCAGCAG AAAAACTGTAACCAGATGCAACCAAAGAAAAAAGTGAAG gCCAAAGGAAAGTTAGTGCGGAGTATGGCTGTCTGCGAGGAGTCCTCTCCTTTTGAAGAAacccag GCATCTCCAGAGACAAACATTGCATCTAGCTGCCATGACAACAAGATAACTTCCTGTAATGAGGAAGAACAGGAGTACAGCACAGATCCAAAGAAAAATTCACTGtccaaag AGTCCAGCGTGGAGTACACCGATTCCACCGGCATAGACCTGCACCAGTTTATCGTTGACACCCTCAACAGCAACCCCAGAGACCGCATGATGCTGCTTAAACTGGAGCAGGACATGATTGACTTCATCACCAGCaatag TCCCTTTAAGAAGTTCCCTCACATGTCGTCCTACCATCGGATGCTAGTCCATCGGGTGGCAGCCTACTTTGGGATGGAGCACAATGTAGACCAGACAGGCAAGTCTGTCATCATCAACAGGACCAGCAGCACCCGCAT acctGAGCAGCGTTTTCTGGACGAGGTGCATAAGGACAAGAAAGAAGAGATCCACCGGTGGAAAATTATTTTGAAGAGAGACAACAGCTCAGATGATCag CAAAGCAAGtcaatggaggagagagaggaggagtacCAACGAGCACGAGACCGAATCTTCAACCAAGAg TCAGTCAACACCCAGGAGAGCACCCATGCAGAAACCAG GGCTGTGGAGGAGTACAATCCATCTGCCGAGACCCAGAGGAAAAGGCAGCTCTTCAG GGGGAGCCGTGACAGCTCAGGCTCCAGCTggacagccagcagcaggcaAAGTAGCACTGAGACTGATTGTCGCTATAGCAACGACCCTCGACCTTGGAGCAGCACAGACTCTGACTCCTCCTACCAATGGACAAGCCCTGCCCTGAAACAGTACCAAGCTGCCAACCACAGCTGGGACGCACGTGGTTCAG gctccatctctcttttcagACTGCCGTCCACTTGTcccatcccctcctctcctcccatcatAGATGAGCCGGCTCCTAACTCTACCTACATTATGGAGAACGGGATCCCGCCGGGAAGCATACTAGTGAATCCACAGACCG GGCAACCTTTCCTGAACCCTGATGGAAGCCCTGCTGTGTACAACCCTCCAGACAGTCAGCAGCAAATCAGGAGCCAGACCCAGCTGCAAGGATCTCCCCctcaacaccaacagcagcag gtggTTCAGTACTCGTCTGTCTCTTACTCAGCTCCACAGATGTTGCCTGTCACTCCCTCACAGCCATACACCACA ATTGAAGATCTCTCCTCGCAGTTTGCTCATGTGAGCTGTCAGTCGACTGCTGAAGTTCCACCCATCTACCCTCCCAGTCAGGGTTACATCTATGcagcacctccccctcctcctcccaaccCCCCCAGCTACTGCCAACCCTCACCTACG TTGCCTGTTTATTACTATGGCCAGTACCCTACCTCAGCTCAGCACCCATGCAGGACTGTCTCACCAGGCCAGCACATCCAAGCAGCACAACCAACAG CAGGTTACGCTGTGGGGGTTCAGCAGTCCTCCCACCCCCAGGCTCAGGCTGTGCTGGGTACCTACTCACCGATGGCCTCTCATCAGCGTAGCATAGTTCAG CAGGGAGGTGTTTCGGTGTCCTATCCCCAAAGTAAAGTTGTGACTGGGGTTGGTGGGGAGGCGGGTTACTGCTGTGTGGtgcccccaccctcctcccacCACGGCAGCTGCTATCCTCCCAGCTGCACCAACCTCAGTGCCCGGGCCTGGAGCGCACAGTACTGA
- the arpp21 gene encoding cAMP-regulated phosphoprotein 21 isoform X1, producing MTEAAVESTDVLLKPCDVTSCDVISCSSPPPCLSPKPPNQIEDECYHVCKKLEQQKNCNQMQPKKKVKAKGKLVRSMAVCEESSPFEETQASPETNIASSCHDNKITSCNEEEQEYSTDPKKNSLSKESSVEYTDSTGIDLHQFIVDTLNSNPRDRMMLLKLEQDMIDFITSNSPFKKFPHMSSYHRMLVHRVAAYFGMEHNVDQTGKSVIINRTSSTRIPEQRFLDEVHKDKKEEIHRWKIILKRDNSSDDQTRLHPLHEKQSKSMEEREEEYQRARDRIFNQESVNTQESTHAETRAVEEYNPSAETQRKRQLFRGSRDSSGSSWTASSRQSSTETDCRYSNDPRPWSSTDSDSSYQWTSPALKQYQAANHSWDARGSGSISLFRLPSTCPIPSSPPIIDEPAPNSTYIMENGIPPGSILVNPQTGQPFLNPDGSPAVYNPPDSQQQIRSQTQLQGSPPQHQQQQVVQYSSVSYSAPQMLPVTPSQPYTTIEDLSSQFAHVSCQSTAEVPPIYPPSQGYIYAAPPPPPPNPPSYCQPSPTLPVYYYGQYPTSAQHPCRTVSPGQHIQAAQPTAGYAVGVQQSSHPQAQAVLGTYSPMASHQRSIVQQGGVSVSYPQSKVVTGVGGEAGYCCVVPPPSSHHGSCYPPSCTNLSARAWSAQY from the exons ATGACTGAAGCGGCTGTAGAAAGTACCGATGTCCTCCTCAAACCCTGTGATGTGACAtcatgtgatgtcatcagcTGCTCCTCCCCTCCACCATGTCTGTCCCCCAAGCCCCCCAATCAGATCGAGGATGAGTGTTACCACGTCTGTAAAAAGCTGGAGCAGCAG AAAAACTGTAACCAGATGCAACCAAAGAAAAAAGTGAAG gCCAAAGGAAAGTTAGTGCGGAGTATGGCTGTCTGCGAGGAGTCCTCTCCTTTTGAAGAAacccag GCATCTCCAGAGACAAACATTGCATCTAGCTGCCATGACAACAAGATAACTTCCTGTAATGAGGAAGAACAGGAGTACAGCACAGATCCAAAGAAAAATTCACTGtccaaag AGTCCAGCGTGGAGTACACCGATTCCACCGGCATAGACCTGCACCAGTTTATCGTTGACACCCTCAACAGCAACCCCAGAGACCGCATGATGCTGCTTAAACTGGAGCAGGACATGATTGACTTCATCACCAGCaatag TCCCTTTAAGAAGTTCCCTCACATGTCGTCCTACCATCGGATGCTAGTCCATCGGGTGGCAGCCTACTTTGGGATGGAGCACAATGTAGACCAGACAGGCAAGTCTGTCATCATCAACAGGACCAGCAGCACCCGCAT acctGAGCAGCGTTTTCTGGACGAGGTGCATAAGGACAAGAAAGAAGAGATCCACCGGTGGAAAATTATTTTGAAGAGAGACAACAGCTCAGATGATCag ACCCGACTTCACCCTTTACATGAGAAGCAAAGCAAGtcaatggaggagagagaggaggagtacCAACGAGCACGAGACCGAATCTTCAACCAAGAg TCAGTCAACACCCAGGAGAGCACCCATGCAGAAACCAG GGCTGTGGAGGAGTACAATCCATCTGCCGAGACCCAGAGGAAAAGGCAGCTCTTCAG GGGGAGCCGTGACAGCTCAGGCTCCAGCTggacagccagcagcaggcaAAGTAGCACTGAGACTGATTGTCGCTATAGCAACGACCCTCGACCTTGGAGCAGCACAGACTCTGACTCCTCCTACCAATGGACAAGCCCTGCCCTGAAACAGTACCAAGCTGCCAACCACAGCTGGGACGCACGTGGTTCAG gctccatctctcttttcagACTGCCGTCCACTTGTcccatcccctcctctcctcccatcatAGATGAGCCGGCTCCTAACTCTACCTACATTATGGAGAACGGGATCCCGCCGGGAAGCATACTAGTGAATCCACAGACCG GGCAACCTTTCCTGAACCCTGATGGAAGCCCTGCTGTGTACAACCCTCCAGACAGTCAGCAGCAAATCAGGAGCCAGACCCAGCTGCAAGGATCTCCCCctcaacaccaacagcagcag gtggTTCAGTACTCGTCTGTCTCTTACTCAGCTCCACAGATGTTGCCTGTCACTCCCTCACAGCCATACACCACA ATTGAAGATCTCTCCTCGCAGTTTGCTCATGTGAGCTGTCAGTCGACTGCTGAAGTTCCACCCATCTACCCTCCCAGTCAGGGTTACATCTATGcagcacctccccctcctcctcccaaccCCCCCAGCTACTGCCAACCCTCACCTACG TTGCCTGTTTATTACTATGGCCAGTACCCTACCTCAGCTCAGCACCCATGCAGGACTGTCTCACCAGGCCAGCACATCCAAGCAGCACAACCAACAG CAGGTTACGCTGTGGGGGTTCAGCAGTCCTCCCACCCCCAGGCTCAGGCTGTGCTGGGTACCTACTCACCGATGGCCTCTCATCAGCGTAGCATAGTTCAG CAGGGAGGTGTTTCGGTGTCCTATCCCCAAAGTAAAGTTGTGACTGGGGTTGGTGGGGAGGCGGGTTACTGCTGTGTGGtgcccccaccctcctcccacCACGGCAGCTGCTATCCTCCCAGCTGCACCAACCTCAGTGCCCGGGCCTGGAGCGCACAGTACTGA